The Solibacillus daqui genome has a segment encoding these proteins:
- a CDS encoding Fe-S oxidoreductase: MKKYVLLLAMLLLAGCGGKEDRGPLFTENQSVPFEIVKYEEKIASVYESLVPHIAYAETAGQLEELKARFNVQGFDIDTEKYMAIFIVTYSDSCGIAVDGAYDYNNYLAVQLLDTKGENCDSEGVPHTFVLQVDKKDYEKVQLYNGNIIKSSTEVD, from the coding sequence ATGAAAAAGTATGTATTATTACTAGCGATGTTATTATTAGCAGGTTGTGGTGGTAAAGAGGACAGAGGTCCGTTGTTTACTGAAAATCAATCTGTACCATTTGAAATTGTAAAATATGAAGAAAAAATTGCATCGGTTTATGAATCGCTTGTACCACATATAGCTTATGCAGAAACGGCAGGACAGTTAGAGGAATTAAAGGCGCGTTTTAATGTACAGGGCTTTGATATTGATACTGAAAAATATATGGCTATTTTTATTGTCACATATTCAGATAGCTGTGGTATTGCGGTAGACGGCGCCTATGACTATAACAATTATTTAGCGGTTCAACTACTTGATACCAAAGGCGAAAATTGTGATTCAGAAGGTGTGCCTCATACATTCGTATTACAAGTGGATAAAAAGGATTATGAAAAAGTTCAATTGTATAACGGAAATATTATTAAATCCTCAACAGAAGTGGATTAG
- a CDS encoding alpha/beta hydrolase → MDYFSIDGPLNEWIVLFHGTGGNEFSLLQIAGDIEPNANILSLIGNVGSRESRRFFSPLENGKLIRTDFNERVEEFLTTWHHIKPTNTEKITFLGYSNGANFILGILEKAPEIADCIVLMHPANLGYTFEGGSNVQIYITAGSMDTLAIPGDTMKLSKQLEQHFPNTTFKLVDSGHEVRDIEIDYLRKVLK, encoded by the coding sequence GTGGATTATTTTAGCATAGATGGTCCGTTAAATGAATGGATTGTACTTTTTCATGGAACGGGAGGCAACGAATTTAGCCTATTACAAATCGCAGGGGATATTGAGCCAAATGCTAATATCTTATCATTAATTGGTAATGTCGGTTCAAGAGAAAGCAGACGCTTTTTTTCCCCTTTAGAGAATGGAAAGCTCATACGCACTGATTTCAATGAGCGTGTTGAAGAATTCCTTACGACTTGGCACCATATTAAACCAACGAATACAGAGAAGATAACATTTTTAGGCTATTCGAATGGGGCAAACTTTATTTTAGGTATTCTAGAAAAGGCGCCAGAAATTGCTGATTGTATCGTGCTAATGCATCCAGCTAATTTAGGTTATACGTTTGAAGGTGGAAGCAATGTTCAAATTTATATCACTGCTGGTTCAATGGATACACTGGCGATTCCAGGAGATACGATGAAATTAAGTAAGCAACTTGAACAACATTTCCCAAATACAACGTTTAAACTCGTTGATAGTGGGCATGAAGTGAGAGACATAGAAATTGATTACTTACGAAAAGTATTGAAATAA
- a CDS encoding VOC family protein codes for MTSPIIHHVSVINRDSKQSFEFYHKLLGMDFLLKTVNQDDMEMYHLFFGDTTGRPGTEFSVFEMKNGPQKTYGTNALERTIFAVPSEESLIFWEARLNTHGVFNCEIEEYNGSKILRFEDHDGVLLGLTPVTMREDEQYYPYITADIPVEHAIFGIHSVHCRVRFAKATAVSFEEIFGLKQITTFEENGYHVTVLGTDNVLFEQQLHLYEDRTRNLEQMGIGAIQHIALNAKDNHTLLEIEESILEKNFHYSGIKNREFFQSLYYREPNNLLIEVATEQTNFKKAVMKTDQLDDIELYLPPFLEQRRSFIESTIR; via the coding sequence TTGACAAGTCCAATTATTCACCACGTTTCTGTCATTAACCGCGACAGTAAACAATCATTTGAGTTTTATCATAAATTACTTGGCATGGATTTTCTATTAAAAACTGTCAATCAAGACGATATGGAAATGTATCATTTGTTTTTCGGTGATACAACAGGGCGCCCTGGTACCGAATTTAGCGTATTTGAAATGAAAAATGGTCCGCAAAAAACTTATGGTACCAACGCATTAGAGCGTACAATTTTTGCGGTGCCAAGTGAAGAATCATTAATATTTTGGGAAGCTCGCCTAAATACGCACGGCGTGTTTAACTGCGAAATCGAAGAATATAATGGTAGCAAAATTTTACGTTTTGAAGATCATGACGGTGTGCTACTCGGACTTACCCCTGTCACGATGCGTGAAGATGAGCAATACTATCCCTATATAACTGCGGATATCCCAGTAGAGCATGCTATTTTTGGTATTCATTCGGTGCATTGCAGAGTGCGTTTTGCCAAGGCGACAGCCGTATCATTCGAAGAAATATTCGGCTTAAAACAAATTACAACGTTTGAAGAAAATGGCTATCACGTTACAGTGTTAGGCACAGATAATGTACTATTCGAACAACAGTTGCATTTGTATGAGGACCGTACTCGAAACTTAGAGCAAATGGGCATCGGTGCAATTCAACATATTGCACTCAATGCAAAAGATAATCATACTTTATTGGAAATTGAAGAATCAATTTTAGAAAAAAACTTTCACTATTCGGGTATTAAAAATCGTGAATTCTTTCAATCGCTTTATTACCGCGAACCAAATAATTTATTAATCGAAGTAGCAACAGAACAAACAAATTTCAAAAAGGCTGTAATGAAAACGGATCAATTAGATGATATCGAACTATACTTACCACCATTTTTAGAACAGCGCCGTAGTTTTATTGAAAGCACAATTCGTTAA
- a CDS encoding Fic/DOC family protein has product MKKYNFGEDESYLLEQNLLGIDNYDDLELAEQFAFTVRSLEIECGKYTIDSFNLASLMTLHHYLFQDIYQFAGEIRKVQLIKGDTRFCQMQYILSMCEKLFTELEQEGDWPTVEIAAQRLAYYKSELNIIHPFREGNGRAIRLFIHAYAKSKGYNWDFVKLERDGYMQAMIDAVLDTNKLQNIFLHTLQKGDFPRF; this is encoded by the coding sequence GTGAAAAAGTATAATTTTGGTGAAGATGAGTCGTATTTACTCGAGCAAAATTTACTGGGCATTGATAATTACGATGATTTAGAACTTGCCGAGCAATTTGCATTTACCGTGCGTAGCTTAGAAATTGAGTGCGGTAAATATACGATTGATAGTTTTAACTTAGCGTCACTGATGACGCTGCACCATTATTTATTTCAAGATATTTATCAATTTGCTGGTGAAATTCGTAAAGTTCAACTCATAAAAGGGGATACGCGATTTTGCCAAATGCAATATATATTATCAATGTGTGAGAAACTTTTCACGGAGCTGGAGCAAGAAGGGGATTGGCCCACTGTCGAAATAGCAGCTCAACGTCTGGCATATTACAAATCAGAGCTTAACATCATTCACCCGTTTCGTGAAGGAAATGGCCGCGCAATTCGCTTATTCATTCATGCGTATGCGAAAAGTAAGGGCTATAATTGGGATTTTGTGAAATTAGAGCGTGACGGTTATATGCAGGCGATGATTGATGCGGTACTTGATACGAATAAGCTACAGAACATTTTTTTGCATACATTACAAAAAGGAGATTTCCCGCGATTTTAG